A genomic segment from Cyanobium sp. NIES-981 encodes:
- a CDS encoding DUF1778 domain-containing protein, giving the protein MAANPRLSWNLRVTPDDQALIDHAVRSSGLTRTDFVLQAARTAARELLVQHAWQAVSPEHFDQFLRQLDAPPSPTDRLRRTMTAPRPW; this is encoded by the coding sequence GTGGCTGCCAACCCTCGCCTCAGCTGGAACCTGCGGGTCACGCCCGACGATCAGGCGCTGATCGATCACGCAGTCCGGTCCTCCGGCCTCACCCGAACCGACTTCGTTCTGCAGGCGGCCCGCACCGCCGCCCGTGAGCTGCTGGTGCAGCATGCCTGGCAGGCTGTTTCGCCCGAGCACTTTGACCAGTTTCTCCGCCAGCTCGATGCTCCTCCCAGTCCCACGGATCGCCTGCGACGCACCATGACGGCACCCAGGCCCTGGTAG
- a CDS encoding type II toxin-antitoxin system PemK/MazF family toxin: MPDRGDVIWIDHNPQAGREMKDHHPFAVLSTASFHSTVGLVVGCAMTTAPYNRGSTLAVDLGPIPDRPGSHSYVLCQQLKSFDWRARGARPHPIGRLHDSQLEEVMAIVGQILGLVV, encoded by the coding sequence GTGCCGGATCGCGGCGATGTGATCTGGATCGACCACAACCCCCAGGCCGGCCGCGAGATGAAGGACCACCATCCCTTTGCGGTGCTCTCCACCGCTTCCTTCCATTCCACCGTGGGCCTGGTGGTGGGCTGCGCGATGACCACAGCTCCTTACAACCGTGGCTCCACCCTTGCGGTGGACCTGGGACCCATCCCCGATCGGCCGGGTTCCCACAGTTATGTGCTCTGCCAGCAGCTCAAATCCTTCGACTGGCGCGCCAGGGGCGCTCGCCCCCATCCGATCGGGCGACTGCACGACTCCCAGCTGGAGGAGGTGATGGCGATTGTGGGACAGATCCTTGGGTTGGTGGTGTAG
- a CDS encoding AbrB/MazE/SpoVT family DNA-binding domain-containing protein has protein sequence MAATPSRQALRRWGNSLGIRLPAAIAREAQLQADQTVELSVVEGGVMIRPVQHRLSLAERLEAYEPMAGEPTEAMAFRPVGAEVIE, from the coding sequence ATGGCTGCCACCCCTTCCCGCCAGGCCCTGCGCCGCTGGGGCAACAGCCTCGGCATCCGCTTGCCCGCCGCCATTGCCCGTGAGGCTCAGCTTCAGGCGGATCAGACCGTGGAACTCTCCGTTGTGGAGGGAGGCGTGATGATCCGGCCGGTGCAGCATCGCCTCTCCCTGGCCGAACGGCTCGAGGCCTACGAGCCCATGGCTGGTGAACCCACCGAGGCCATGGCCTTCCGTCCGGTTGGTGCTGAGGTCATCGAGTGA
- a CDS encoding IS481 family transposase has translation MHSHPNARLTPISRERLIRRHLNEGVPLKALAAQAGISLRSAYKWLARFRDGGVTALADRRSVRRTQRRTLDPQQLQQAVDLRHQRCTLRRIARAVKAPLSTVGRVMNALGLGRLRNLEPKVPVRRYQWERPGDMIHVDTKQLARFERVGHRITGDRRQGSSRGAGYEKVHVAIDDATRLAYVEVLADEQRATTVGFLARAVGWFSEQGITCRRILSDNGSAYRSGDWRKACRALDLKPIRTKPYTPQTNGKAERFIKTILAEWAYVIAYQTSEERNRWLRRYLAIYNGNRCHMALGGLTPQQSLQRLLIAE, from the coding sequence ATGCATAGCCACCCCAATGCCCGACTGACGCCGATCAGTCGGGAACGCCTGATTCGTCGGCACCTCAATGAGGGCGTGCCGCTCAAGGCCCTTGCGGCACAAGCCGGGATCAGCCTGCGCAGCGCCTACAAGTGGCTGGCGCGTTTCCGTGATGGCGGCGTAACGGCACTGGCGGATCGACGGAGTGTTCGCCGCACCCAGCGGCGGACGCTCGATCCGCAGCAACTGCAGCAGGCTGTGGATCTACGGCACCAGCGCTGCACTCTCCGGCGCATCGCCAGGGCCGTCAAGGCGCCCCTCTCGACCGTCGGACGTGTGATGAATGCCCTGGGGCTGGGACGGCTCAGAAATCTTGAACCCAAGGTTCCAGTTCGCCGCTACCAGTGGGAGCGGCCTGGCGACATGATCCATGTCGACACCAAACAGCTGGCCAGGTTTGAGCGGGTCGGTCACCGGATCACCGGTGACCGTCGTCAAGGCTCTTCCCGAGGCGCCGGCTACGAGAAGGTGCACGTCGCCATCGACGACGCCACCCGCCTGGCGTATGTGGAGGTGCTGGCCGACGAGCAGAGGGCAACGACTGTTGGATTCCTGGCCCGTGCAGTCGGTTGGTTCTCGGAGCAGGGGATCACCTGCCGGAGGATCCTGTCGGATAACGGCTCCGCCTACCGCTCAGGGGATTGGCGAAAAGCCTGCCGGGCATTGGATCTGAAACCCATCCGCACCAAGCCCTATACGCCGCAAACCAACGGCAAGGCCGAGCGGTTTATCAAAACGATCCTGGCGGAATGGGCCTACGTGATCGCCTACCAGACATCAGAGGAACGCAACCGCTGGCTACGTCGCTATCTGGCCATCTATAACGGCAACAGGTGCCACATGGCTCTCGGTGGCCTCACGCCTCAGCAGTCCCTCCAGCGATTGCTGATCGCTGAATGA
- the istB gene encoding IS21-like element helper ATPase IstB — protein MEAALPLLLKQLKLARFRSHWQPLAEQAEAQGWSPGQFLYALCEQELEQRQTARQQRLLRGAHLPWQKGLDGFDHQHLDPRQWQELQSLARQTTWLLQAENLLLFGPSGVGKTHLAIAITMAMVAQDQVCRFFPATTLVQLLQKAKAAYDLPAMLQKLDRYALLVIDDISYVRRSELETSVLFELICHRYERKSLLVTSNQPFREWDDIFPSGSMTVAAVDRLVHHCHIIGIKGESYRQKAAAARVSSDSSDPPT, from the coding sequence GTGGAAGCGGCCCTGCCGCTGCTGCTCAAACAACTCAAGCTGGCGCGGTTTCGCAGCCACTGGCAGCCGCTGGCCGAGCAGGCTGAGGCCCAGGGCTGGAGCCCGGGCCAGTTCCTCTACGCCCTCTGCGAGCAGGAGCTGGAACAGCGGCAGACCGCCCGTCAGCAGCGGCTGCTGCGCGGTGCCCATCTCCCCTGGCAGAAGGGCCTCGACGGCTTTGACCACCAGCACCTCGATCCCCGCCAGTGGCAGGAGCTCCAGAGCCTGGCGCGGCAGACCACCTGGCTGCTGCAGGCGGAAAACCTGCTGCTGTTCGGTCCCAGCGGGGTGGGCAAGACCCACCTGGCCATTGCCATCACGATGGCGATGGTGGCGCAGGACCAGGTCTGCCGCTTCTTCCCCGCCACCACGCTGGTGCAGCTGCTGCAGAAGGCCAAGGCGGCCTACGACCTGCCGGCGATGCTGCAGAAGCTCGATCGCTACGCCCTGCTGGTGATCGACGACATCTCCTACGTGCGGCGCAGCGAGCTGGAGACCTCGGTGCTGTTCGAGCTGATCTGCCACCGCTACGAGCGCAAATCACTGCTGGTGACCAGCAACCAGCCCTTCCGCGAGTGGGACGACATCTTCCCCAGCGGCTCCATGACCGTGGCAGCGGTGGACCGGCTGGTGCACCACTGCCACATCATCGGCATCAAGGGCGAGAGCTACCGGCAGAAGGCAGCTGCTGCAAGGGTTTCCAGCGATTCCAGCGACCCGCCAACGTAA
- the istA gene encoding IS21 family transposase: MSKRRAGSRQEVAAAAAGISVSSAHRIDAGRLQPKAAKPRTRRRPDPLAEVWEPLLLPLLERHPALTPTTLLEHLQEQKPDQDWSSVKRTLQRRVQQWKALHGPAPEVMFPLAYQPGEIGFCDFTRVKRVAITLRGQPFPHLLFHYRLAWSGWAYGQIVHGGESFVALSEGLQNALAACGGVPRELRTDRLSAASRNRDGSYALDITPRYQALCAHYGLSPSRNNRGVAHENGIVEGPNGHVKRRLEQKLILRGSCDFEEPAEYGELLAEVFSALNAPRQRRYEQELEHLAPLPAFRFADYERLTVRVRSTSTIEVRQVIYSVPPTLIGRQVTVRLHHDRLVVFLGSGWVCQLPRAYGAAGEKRAWCIDLEHLIDGLRAKPRALLHCRYQRHLFPDQRWWEFWQQLLAGGERDGAARLMAEALYVAVRVASFELVLAFLEQAQRRQSLSLSALQQRFRVPPRCPSLPDPVIPQHLLASYDHLVPAAALTGGGSGPAAAAQTTQAGAVSQPLAAAGRAG; the protein is encoded by the coding sequence ATGTCCAAACGACGAGCCGGCAGCCGCCAGGAGGTGGCTGCCGCAGCGGCGGGCATCTCGGTGAGCAGTGCCCACCGCATTGATGCAGGCCGCCTCCAACCCAAAGCCGCCAAGCCCCGCACCAGGCGCCGACCCGATCCATTGGCGGAGGTCTGGGAACCACTCTTACTGCCGCTGCTGGAGCGCCATCCAGCGCTCACGCCCACCACCCTGCTGGAGCACCTGCAGGAGCAAAAGCCTGATCAGGACTGGAGTTCGGTGAAACGCACCCTGCAGCGGCGGGTACAGCAGTGGAAGGCACTGCATGGCCCGGCGCCGGAGGTGATGTTCCCGCTGGCCTACCAGCCCGGCGAGATCGGCTTCTGCGACTTCACCCGGGTGAAACGGGTGGCGATCACCCTGCGCGGACAACCGTTCCCCCACCTTCTCTTTCACTACCGCCTGGCCTGGAGCGGCTGGGCCTACGGGCAGATCGTCCACGGCGGAGAGAGTTTCGTGGCCCTCTCCGAGGGTCTGCAGAACGCCCTGGCCGCCTGCGGTGGGGTGCCCAGAGAGCTGCGCACCGATCGGCTCTCGGCCGCCAGCCGCAACCGGGATGGCAGCTACGCCCTCGACATCACCCCCCGCTACCAGGCCCTGTGTGCCCACTACGGCCTGTCCCCCAGCCGCAACAACCGGGGTGTGGCCCACGAGAACGGCATCGTCGAGGGACCCAACGGCCATGTGAAACGGCGGCTGGAGCAGAAGCTGATCCTGCGCGGCAGCTGTGATTTCGAGGAGCCGGCCGAATACGGCGAGCTTCTCGCTGAGGTGTTCAGCGCCCTCAACGCCCCCCGGCAACGGCGCTACGAGCAGGAGCTGGAGCATCTGGCCCCTCTGCCGGCGTTCCGCTTTGCCGACTACGAGCGGCTCACGGTGCGGGTGCGGAGCACCAGCACGATCGAGGTGAGGCAGGTGATCTACTCGGTGCCGCCCACCCTGATCGGCCGTCAGGTCACGGTGCGGCTGCACCACGACCGGCTGGTGGTGTTCCTGGGCAGCGGCTGGGTCTGCCAGCTCCCGCGCGCCTATGGCGCCGCAGGTGAGAAGCGGGCCTGGTGCATCGATCTGGAGCACCTGATCGATGGCCTGCGGGCCAAGCCCCGGGCCCTGCTCCATTGCCGCTACCAGCGCCACCTGTTCCCGGATCAGCGCTGGTGGGAGTTCTGGCAGCAGTTGCTGGCCGGCGGTGAGCGTGACGGTGCGGCCCGGCTGATGGCGGAGGCCCTGTATGTGGCGGTGCGGGTGGCCTCGTTTGAGTTGGTGCTCGCCTTCCTGGAGCAGGCCCAGCGCCGCCAGTCCCTGTCCCTCTCGGCTCTGCAGCAGCGCTTTCGCGTGCCGCCCCGCTGCCCGAGCCTCCCCGATCCCGTCATTCCCCAACACCTGCTGGCCTCCTATGACCACCTCGTCCCCGCTGCCGCGCTCACAGGCGGTGGAAGCGGCCCTGCCGCTGCTGCTCAAACAACTCAAGCTGGCGCGGTTTCGCAGCCACTGGCAGCCGCTGGCCGAGCAGGCTGA
- a CDS encoding Fic family protein, giving the protein MSRYSVVGSAAECEPGSNGLVLHNRLGIKDPAVMEVVERDLLLDLYQTIIGNGTPTNRLRIKDLIGWHRQWLGSVYAWAGKVRTFNLSKQGFAFASAHLLPDLLKAFESEQLARLTPFNPESMDELISSFAHVHVEFVLIHPFREGNGRIARLLIDVMACQAGIGPLDYSAWDQHREQYFAAIRAGAVLEMAPMEELFRQVLPGSTDDP; this is encoded by the coding sequence ATGAGCCGTTACAGCGTTGTTGGGTCAGCAGCGGAGTGTGAGCCAGGGTCGAATGGCCTGGTCTTGCACAATCGACTGGGCATCAAAGATCCGGCCGTAATGGAGGTAGTAGAGCGGGATCTGCTGCTTGATCTTTACCAGACGATCATCGGAAACGGTACTCCCACCAACCGCCTCAGGATCAAAGATCTGATCGGATGGCATCGGCAATGGCTGGGATCTGTCTATGCGTGGGCAGGGAAGGTGCGAACGTTCAATCTGAGCAAGCAGGGTTTTGCCTTTGCGAGTGCTCATCTGCTGCCAGATCTTCTCAAGGCTTTTGAATCAGAGCAGCTGGCCAGGCTGACTCCATTCAATCCCGAATCGATGGATGAGCTGATCAGCAGCTTTGCTCATGTCCATGTTGAGTTCGTGCTCATTCATCCCTTCCGCGAAGGAAATGGGCGAATCGCGCGCCTGCTGATTGACGTAATGGCATGCCAGGCAGGGATCGGTCCGCTGGACTATTCGGCCTGGGATCAACACCGAGAGCAGTATTTTGCTGCGATCCGCGCAGGGGCCGTGCTGGAAATGGCCCCGATGGAGGAACTTTTCAGGCAGGTGTTGCCTGGCTCGACTGACGATCCGTGA
- a CDS encoding addiction module protein, translating into MPTVGPSLDVVAMAPMSDLLQLPPSERLALAIALWDSLDDQARDGALPLDPDLCAELDRRWTAHLSNPDAALGWDEVRSQLGMG; encoded by the coding sequence GTGCCTACAGTGGGTCCCTCGCTGGATGTGGTGGCGATGGCGCCCATGTCTGACCTGCTGCAACTGCCGCCGAGCGAGCGGTTGGCCTTGGCGATCGCCCTCTGGGACAGCCTCGATGACCAGGCCCGAGATGGGGCGCTGCCGCTCGATCCCGACCTCTGCGCTGAGCTGGATCGGCGCTGGACAGCCCATCTCAGCAACCCTGACGCAGCTCTGGGCTGGGATGAGGTGCGCAGCCAGCTCGGCATGGGATGA
- a CDS encoding DUF1778 domain-containing protein, protein MDTAGSRARDRRIEIRATAEDRQLIDRAVAASGTDLTGFVLTHLRLAAQQVLADREEFRLDPEALEAWERINQRPARSLKGLRALMDRPSPFQE, encoded by the coding sequence ATGGACACCGCCGGCAGCCGCGCCCGTGATCGGCGTATCGAAATCCGCGCCACAGCTGAAGACCGCCAACTGATTGATCGGGCTGTGGCCGCTTCCGGCACCGATCTCACCGGATTTGTGCTCACCCATCTGCGCCTCGCTGCGCAGCAGGTGCTGGCTGATCGTGAGGAGTTCCGCCTCGACCCCGAAGCGCTGGAGGCGTGGGAGCGCATCAACCAACGGCCGGCACGGTCGCTGAAGGGTCTACGCGCGCTGATGGATCGACCCTCTCCCTTCCAGGAATGA
- a CDS encoding GNAT family N-acetyltransferase, which translates to MSATYRSPRLLAAADRLDGFECRSEEQTIWLRKHARQAHARGGTSRVFVVTEVGGSDVVAYYAWCMASLTAVEAPPRLRKGAGRYPQPVALLARLGVDLHHERRGLGAALLADVISRTAQIGTEVGCRGLLVHAESTAARAFYLHLIPEFEPSPTDPLHLVLLMKDILRTLR; encoded by the coding sequence ATGAGCGCCACGTACCGGTCGCCCCGGCTGCTGGCGGCCGCTGATCGCCTCGACGGTTTCGAGTGCCGATCCGAGGAGCAGACGATCTGGCTGAGAAAGCACGCCCGCCAGGCCCATGCCCGCGGTGGCACCAGCCGGGTGTTCGTGGTCACCGAAGTCGGCGGAAGCGACGTGGTGGCGTACTACGCCTGGTGCATGGCCAGCCTCACGGCTGTGGAGGCTCCGCCGCGGCTGCGAAAAGGGGCTGGCCGTTATCCCCAGCCCGTGGCCCTGTTGGCCCGGCTGGGAGTGGACCTGCACCATGAAAGACGGGGCCTCGGTGCCGCCTTGCTGGCGGATGTGATCAGCCGCACGGCACAGATCGGCACTGAAGTGGGCTGCCGGGGATTGCTCGTCCATGCCGAGAGCACTGCAGCGCGGGCGTTCTACCTCCACCTGATCCCGGAATTCGAACCATCTCCCACCGACCCGTTGCATCTGGTGCTGCTGATGAAGGACATCCTGCGCACGCTGAGATGA
- a CDS encoding DUF2075 domain-containing protein, translating to MGDRGRTIERIRDGKAKPSQQLADAVERMLKGNTEFVLIDEQKVVFEKALALARHLREGRHCVLLVQGGPGTGKSVVAVNLLARLLGLGLNARYVSKNAAPRAVYRAKLTGSLQKGEYDNLFCGSACFVGCPEGFYDALIVDESHRLMSKTIYDKEGENQVKEIIHASKLAVFFLDEDQRVTFDDIGSTAEIEKWSQFHEAELHRDRLPSQFRCSGSDGYLAWLDSTLGIRATANERLDPASYDFRVFDDPVDLHEAIRQANHANQARMVAGYCWNWASKYHPNAWDITIEPWGYRARWNLSKDGSVWIMKPGTVEEVGCIHTCQGLELETIGVIIGPDLAYRDSQVVTVPTARARTDQSLKGFKVGLKRDPQAIRLKADAIIRNTYRTLMSRGTKACWVFACDPELNGWLKEAAGAMTKP from the coding sequence GTGGGCGACCGGGGCCGCACGATCGAGCGGATCCGCGACGGCAAGGCCAAGCCGAGCCAGCAGCTCGCCGATGCGGTGGAGCGGATGCTGAAGGGCAACACCGAATTCGTGCTGATCGACGAGCAGAAGGTGGTGTTCGAGAAGGCCCTGGCCCTGGCACGCCACCTGCGGGAGGGGCGGCACTGCGTGCTGCTGGTGCAGGGCGGGCCCGGAACGGGGAAATCGGTGGTGGCGGTGAACCTGCTGGCCAGGCTCCTGGGCCTGGGCCTCAATGCCCGCTACGTGAGCAAGAACGCGGCGCCGCGAGCGGTGTACCGCGCCAAGCTCACTGGTTCTCTCCAGAAGGGCGAATACGACAACCTGTTCTGCGGCTCGGCCTGCTTTGTTGGCTGTCCGGAGGGCTTCTACGACGCCCTGATCGTGGACGAAAGCCACCGGCTGATGAGCAAGACCATCTACGACAAGGAGGGCGAGAACCAGGTCAAGGAGATCATCCACGCCAGCAAGCTGGCGGTGTTCTTCCTCGATGAAGACCAGCGCGTCACCTTCGACGACATCGGCAGCACGGCTGAGATCGAAAAGTGGAGCCAGTTCCATGAGGCCGAGCTGCACCGCGACAGGCTGCCGTCGCAGTTCCGATGCAGCGGCTCGGATGGCTACCTGGCCTGGCTGGATTCCACCCTGGGGATCCGCGCCACGGCCAACGAGCGGCTGGATCCAGCCAGCTACGACTTCCGGGTGTTCGATGATCCGGTGGATCTGCACGAGGCGATCCGCCAGGCCAACCACGCCAACCAGGCCCGGATGGTGGCGGGCTACTGCTGGAACTGGGCGTCGAAGTACCACCCGAACGCCTGGGACATCACGATCGAGCCCTGGGGCTACCGGGCCCGCTGGAACCTGAGCAAGGACGGCAGCGTGTGGATCATGAAGCCGGGCACGGTGGAGGAGGTGGGCTGCATCCACACCTGCCAGGGCCTGGAGCTGGAAACGATCGGCGTGATCATCGGGCCGGATCTGGCCTACCGGGATAGCCAGGTGGTGACGGTGCCCACGGCGCGGGCGCGCACGGATCAGTCGTTGAAGGGGTTCAAGGTGGGGCTGAAGCGCGACCCCCAGGCAATCCGGCTGAAGGCTGACGCGATCATCCGCAACACCTACCGAACGTTGATGAGCCGAGGCACGAAGGCGTGCTGGGTGTTTGCCTGTGATCCGGAGTTGAATGGGTGGTTGAAAGAAGCGGCAGGCGCAATGACAAAGCCCTGA
- a CDS encoding DnaJ domain-containing protein → MQARIAEILSAGPPDEETLLSFAEFINGKPFPEPVLTVTQLKEAVCKVFGCKNATELRKSNEFNLAMAGREFNLKTKADWLKLYREWVGVPRSERDRSGRTCINGIDVLENFRPWHVFSLDPKSATAEDIKEAFRRLAKEHHPDAGGDPRVMERLQKMRDSLLAFL, encoded by the coding sequence GTGCAGGCACGCATTGCAGAGATTCTCTCAGCCGGTCCTCCGGATGAAGAAACTCTTCTGTCGTTTGCGGAGTTCATCAACGGCAAACCCTTCCCAGAACCCGTCCTAACGGTTACACAGCTCAAAGAGGCTGTCTGCAAGGTGTTCGGATGCAAGAACGCTACCGAACTACGGAAGTCGAACGAGTTCAATTTGGCGATGGCAGGCCGGGAGTTCAATCTCAAAACCAAGGCCGATTGGCTCAAGCTCTACCGAGAGTGGGTGGGAGTGCCCAGGAGTGAACGGGATAGGAGTGGCAGGACGTGCATTAACGGCATTGATGTCCTGGAAAACTTCAGGCCCTGGCACGTCTTTTCCCTCGATCCAAAATCAGCCACTGCCGAAGACATCAAGGAAGCCTTTCGAAGACTCGCCAAGGAACACCATCCCGATGCAGGCGGAGATCCACGCGTGATGGAAAGACTGCAGAAAATGCGCGATTCCCTTCTGGCCTTCCTCTGA